The proteins below come from a single Thermodesulfobacteriota bacterium genomic window:
- a CDS encoding ferritin family protein, with amino-acid sequence MPEFANPFAGNQADRTLTKEELIRAIRYSIAAEYEAIQLYVQLAESTDDALAQEVLRDVADEEKIHAGEFLRLLHHLAPDEQGFYAEGAEEVEEMMEEHK; translated from the coding sequence ATGCCCGAGTTCGCCAACCCCTTCGCGGGGAACCAGGCCGACCGCACGCTGACCAAGGAAGAGCTGATCCGCGCGATCCGCTACAGCATCGCCGCCGAGTACGAGGCCATCCAGCTCTACGTGCAGCTGGCCGAGTCCACGGACGACGCCCTGGCTCAGGAAGTGCTGCGGGACGTGGCCGACGAGGAGAAGATCCACGCGGGCGAGTTCCTCCGCCTGCTCCACCACCTGGCCCCGGACGAGCAGGGCTTCTACGCCGAGGGCGCAGAGGAGGTGGAGGAAATGATGGAAGAGCACAAGTAG
- a CDS encoding hemerythrin domain-containing protein has protein sequence MTVFAWKPEYALGVDEMDRQHREIFVLLAKLEESLAGEGEGTNLRALAAVRQHALHHFCAEESLLEGVRYPNLVQQRVQHRRFVERLRQAEASASEDRLSLEEVHGLQSWILGHVVGLDREYLPFVTGAAGKASGEAK, from the coding sequence ATGACCGTGTTTGCCTGGAAGCCCGAGTACGCCCTGGGCGTGGACGAGATGGATCGGCAGCACCGGGAGATCTTCGTCCTCCTGGCCAAGCTGGAGGAGTCCCTGGCAGGGGAAGGGGAGGGGACGAATCTCCGCGCCCTCGCGGCGGTGCGACAGCACGCCCTCCATCACTTCTGCGCCGAGGAGAGCCTGCTGGAAGGGGTCCGCTACCCGAACCTGGTGCAGCAGCGGGTCCAGCACCGCCGGTTCGTCGAGCGGCTGCGGCAGGCGGAGGCGTCCGCCTCCGAAGACCGGCTCTCCCTGGAGGAGGTCCACGGCCTCCAGAGCTGGATATTGGGGCACGTGGTGGGGCTGGACCGGGAGTATCTGCCGTTCGTGACCGGCGCAGCGGGCAAGGCCTCCGGCGAAGCGAAGTGA
- a CDS encoding type 1 glutamine amidotransferase domain-containing protein yields the protein MRLKGRKVALFLENLYEDQEFWYPYQRLREEGAEVTAIAPRADTYHSKHGMPAKADLAVDKAKVGHFDALVIPGGYAPDHMRRVPAMVAFVREMHDQGKVVAAICHAGWMLASAGILKGRKVTSFFAIKDDLVNAGAEWVDQEVVRDGNLITSRKPDDLPAFCRTLIEALD from the coding sequence ATGCGCCTCAAGGGAAGGAAGGTGGCTCTCTTCTTGGAGAACCTCTACGAGGACCAGGAGTTCTGGTACCCCTACCAGCGCCTGCGCGAGGAGGGGGCGGAGGTGACCGCGATCGCGCCCCGGGCCGACACCTACCACAGCAAGCACGGCATGCCGGCCAAGGCGGACCTGGCGGTGGACAAGGCCAAGGTCGGGCACTTCGACGCCCTGGTGATCCCGGGCGGCTATGCCCCGGACCACATGCGCCGCGTACCCGCCATGGTGGCCTTCGTGAGGGAGATGCACGACCAGGGCAAGGTGGTGGCGGCCATCTGCCACGCGGGGTGGATGCTCGCCTCGGCCGGGATCCTGAAGGGGCGCAAGGTGACGAGCTTCTTCGCCATCAAGGACGATCTGGTCAACGCTGGGGCAGAGTGGGTGGACCAGGAGGTGGTCCGGGACGGCAACCTCATCACCTCCCGCAAGCCCGACGACCTCCCGGCCTTCTGCCGCACCCTGATCGAGGCGCTGGACTGA
- a CDS encoding PRC-barrel domain-containing protein encodes MLCTASELKGYALEAVDGRLGTCKDFLFDDRDWALRYLVVDTGRKVLVSPLFLEAPRHVEKALPVTLTKGEVEHSPPLDEHAPVSRRRELQYLDFYHLPYYWPGTGLWGAYRTPQALRLAWEKAPETLDRTPGREDRCLRSTEEVAGYRIPATDEEVGHVEDFVVEEETWVVRYLVVDTRNWLPGRKVLVAPSWVRAVDWAKEEAAVDLPSEAIRESPEWDPGRPLNRHYETQLYGFYGKPPYWR; translated from the coding sequence ATGCTGTGCACCGCGAGCGAATTGAAGGGGTACGCCCTGGAAGCCGTGGACGGCCGTCTGGGCACGTGCAAGGACTTCCTCTTCGACGACCGGGACTGGGCGCTGCGCTACCTGGTGGTGGACACGGGCCGGAAGGTCCTGGTCTCCCCCTTGTTCCTGGAAGCGCCCCGGCACGTCGAGAAGGCGCTCCCCGTGACCCTCACCAAGGGCGAGGTGGAGCACAGTCCGCCCCTGGACGAGCACGCCCCGGTCTCGCGCCGGCGCGAGCTCCAGTACCTGGACTTCTACCACTTGCCCTACTATTGGCCTGGAACGGGCCTCTGGGGCGCCTACCGCACGCCCCAGGCCCTGCGCCTGGCCTGGGAGAAGGCCCCCGAGACCCTAGACCGGACCCCCGGCCGCGAAGACCGGTGCCTGCGCTCCACCGAGGAGGTGGCCGGCTACCGCATCCCCGCCACCGACGAGGAGGTTGGCCACGTCGAGGACTTCGTGGTGGAGGAGGAAACCTGGGTTGTCCGCTACCTCGTCGTGGATACCCGCAACTGGCTCCCAGGACGCAAGGTGCTGGTGGCGCCCTCGTGGGTGAGAGCGGTGGACTGGGCCAAAGAAGAGGCGGCGGTGGACCTGCCGTCAGAAGCCATCCGGGAAAGCCCCGAGTGGGACCCCGGCAGGCCCCTGAATCGGCACTACGAGACACAATTGTACGGGTTCTACGGGAAGCCCCCCTACTGGAGGTGA
- a CDS encoding ferredoxin, whose product MKKVWVDDACTACGTCVEICPEVFQLEGDIAEVKKGADLSLDDGIVEAAEACPVEVIHYQR is encoded by the coding sequence ATGAAGAAGGTCTGGGTGGACGACGCCTGCACGGCTTGCGGGACCTGTGTGGAGATCTGCCCCGAGGTGTTCCAACTGGAAGGGGACATCGCGGAGGTGAAGAAGGGCGCGGACCTCTCCCTGGACGACGGGATCGTGGAGGCGGCGGAGGCCTGCCCGGTGGAGGTGATTCATTACCAGCGTTGA
- a CDS encoding coiled coil domain-containing protein, which translates to MKKLKAQIDEWSAKIDHLKAKADKAEAEAQAGYLEQVEELRQKQRDAKTRLEELQASGKSAWEELKADAESALHTLGEAVRAASARFKW; encoded by the coding sequence TTGAAGAAGCTGAAGGCACAAATCGACGAGTGGAGCGCCAAGATCGACCACCTGAAAGCCAAGGCGGACAAGGCCGAGGCGGAGGCGCAGGCGGGCTACCTGGAGCAGGTCGAGGAGCTTCGCCAGAAGCAGCGCGACGCGAAGACGCGGTTGGAGGAGCTTCAGGCCTCGGGGAAGAGTGCCTGGGAGGAGCTGAAGGCAGATGCGGAGAGCGCGCTACACACCCTCGGGGAAGCGGTGCGGGCGGCTTCAGCCCGGTTCAAGTGGTAG
- a CDS encoding glyceraldehyde 3-phosphate dehydrogenase NAD-binding domain-containing protein, with the protein MANVAINGLGRIGRATFKILQETEGLDLVAVNDLMPREQIPYLLRHDSVYRRYDRPVELEGDRLRTERGTCRIFSEEDPAALPWADLGVHLVFECTGAFTRKEDAERHLRAGAGRVILSAPAKGEGIPTVVHGVNRADPAGQIVSCASCTTNCITPVVEVLKRRVGVERAIMSTTHAYTSTQAILDAPAKKVRRGRAGAINLVPTETGAARATTRVLTDLAGRFDGVAIRAPVPVGSLACVVAVTSRRTRAEEVNAIFAEEAETDRYRGIVGTTREPLVSTDIVGDSRACVVDLEMTQVVDGTLVQVLAWYDNEWGYASQMVREASRLLEERFAPL; encoded by the coding sequence ATGGCGAACGTGGCGATCAACGGGTTGGGGCGCATCGGCAGGGCGACCTTCAAGATCCTCCAGGAGACCGAGGGCCTGGACCTGGTGGCGGTGAACGACCTGATGCCCCGGGAGCAAATCCCCTACCTCCTCCGCCACGACAGCGTCTACCGGCGCTACGACCGCCCCGTGGAGCTCGAAGGTGACCGCCTTCGCACCGAGCGGGGCACCTGCCGCATCTTCAGCGAAGAGGACCCCGCGGCACTCCCCTGGGCCGACCTGGGGGTGCACCTGGTCTTCGAGTGCACCGGGGCCTTCACCCGGAAGGAAGACGCGGAAAGGCACCTGCGCGCGGGAGCCGGCAGGGTGATCCTCTCGGCCCCGGCCAAGGGAGAGGGCATCCCCACGGTGGTGCACGGGGTCAACCGCGCCGACCCGGCCGGGCAGATCGTCTCCTGCGCCAGCTGCACGACCAACTGCATCACGCCCGTGGTGGAGGTCTTGAAGCGCAGGGTGGGCGTGGAGCGGGCGATCATGTCCACGACCCACGCCTACACCTCGACCCAGGCCATCCTCGACGCACCGGCCAAGAAGGTGCGCCGGGGCCGGGCCGGAGCGATCAACCTGGTCCCCACCGAGACCGGCGCCGCCCGGGCCACCACCCGGGTGCTCACCGATCTCGCAGGGCGCTTCGACGGCGTGGCCATCCGCGCCCCGGTGCCGGTGGGCTCCCTCGCCTGCGTCGTCGCCGTGACCTCCCGGCGCACCAGGGCGGAGGAGGTCAACGCCATCTTCGCGGAGGAGGCCGAGACCGACCGCTACCGCGGCATCGTGGGGACCACCCGGGAGCCCCTGGTCTCCACCGACATCGTGGGCGACTCCCGGGCCTGCGTCGTGGACCTGGAGATGACCCAGGTGGTGGACGGGACCCTGGTCCAGGTCTTGGCCTGGTACGACAACGAGTGGGGGTACGCCAGCCAGATGGTCCGGGAGGCCTCCCGCCTTCTGGAGGAGAGGTTCGCGCCGCTTTGA
- a CDS encoding peptidase S10 translates to MTRHTVTVGGEELTYTATAGTILVGGGEDDGAEVKASLFYVAYTLDGADGAQRPVTFAFNGGPGSSSVWLHLGLLGPRRVHLPPESPPAPPPYRVRENGHTLLALSDLVFLDPVSTGYSRAAPGEDPKAFHGVEGDVASVGRFLRRYVTRFRRWASPKFLIGESYGSARAVGLAAHLQDRYGMDVNGVLLISPALDFQTLAFDPGNDLPYLLVLPSYAAVAGYHGRLPPELAADLPGTLREVESFALGEYARALVRGSSLPPAERRTVVEKLSRFTGLAPEYVERSDLRVPVHRFCQELLRDRRRVVGRFDGRSTGISPDPVAAHAPYDPSYGAVLGAFSGAFKDYVRRELAFETQVPYEILNARRVQPWDYGPYQNRYVSLSATLRRALAERPFLRVFLASGRYDLATPYLCARYTVEHLNLEPAQARNLTLAVYEGGHMMYTDPAARERLAGDLAAFVRDSVPHGED, encoded by the coding sequence GTGACCCGCCACACCGTGACGGTGGGCGGCGAGGAGCTCACGTACACGGCCACGGCCGGGACGATCCTGGTGGGAGGCGGGGAGGACGACGGTGCCGAGGTCAAGGCCTCCCTCTTCTATGTGGCCTACACCCTGGACGGCGCGGACGGGGCACAGCGCCCGGTGACCTTCGCCTTCAACGGCGGCCCGGGGTCCTCTTCCGTGTGGCTGCACCTGGGCCTGCTGGGCCCCCGCCGGGTGCACCTTCCCCCGGAGAGCCCGCCGGCTCCCCCTCCCTACCGGGTGCGGGAGAACGGGCACACCCTCCTGGCCCTGAGCGACCTGGTGTTCCTAGACCCGGTGTCCACCGGCTACAGCCGCGCCGCTCCCGGGGAGGACCCCAAGGCGTTCCACGGAGTGGAGGGCGACGTCGCGTCGGTGGGCCGCTTCCTGCGCCGCTACGTGACCCGGTTCCGGCGCTGGGCTTCCCCCAAGTTCCTGATCGGCGAGAGCTACGGCTCCGCCCGGGCAGTGGGACTGGCCGCCCACCTGCAAGACCGCTACGGCATGGACGTGAACGGCGTCCTGCTGATCTCCCCGGCCCTGGACTTCCAGACCCTTGCCTTCGACCCGGGCAACGACCTCCCCTACCTCCTGGTCCTGCCCAGCTACGCCGCCGTGGCCGGCTACCACGGGCGGCTCCCTCCGGAGCTGGCAGCAGACCTCCCGGGCACCCTGCGGGAGGTGGAGTCCTTCGCCCTCGGGGAGTACGCGCGGGCCCTGGTGCGCGGGTCCTCCCTGCCGCCCGCAGAGCGGCGCACCGTAGTCGAGAAGCTCTCCCGCTTCACCGGCCTCGCCCCGGAGTATGTGGAGCGGAGCGACCTGCGAGTGCCGGTCCACCGTTTCTGCCAGGAGCTCCTGCGGGACCGGCGGCGGGTGGTGGGGCGCTTCGACGGCCGCTCCACGGGCATCTCCCCCGACCCGGTGGCCGCCCACGCGCCCTACGACCCGAGCTACGGGGCCGTGCTGGGGGCGTTCTCCGGGGCGTTCAAGGACTACGTGCGGCGCGAGCTGGCCTTCGAGACCCAGGTCCCCTACGAGATCCTCAACGCCCGCCGCGTCCAGCCCTGGGACTACGGGCCCTACCAGAACCGGTACGTCAGCCTCTCCGCCACCCTGCGCCGCGCCCTGGCGGAGAGGCCCTTCCTGCGCGTGTTCTTGGCCAGCGGGCGCTACGACCTGGCCACCCCCTACCTCTGCGCCCGCTACACCGTGGAGCACCTGAATCTGGAACCCGCCCAGGCGCGCAACCTCACCCTGGCCGTCTACGAGGGGGGGCACATGATGTACACCGACCCTGCCGCGCGGGAGCGGCTCGCCGGCGACCTGGCCGCCTTCGTGCGCGACTCCGTCCCACACGGGGAGGACTGA
- a CDS encoding site-2 protease family protein, protein MNGPHPQHTGSSLPPHAALGERPGVKLFSVRGIEVRVHSSWLIIFLLILWSLSAGYLPRTYPDQSPGSYWAAGLVATLLFFASVLAHELSHSFVAQRAGMPVPGITLFVFGGVSQIAEEARDPQTEMRVAAVGPLCSFGLAALFWGLHTALARGEPSLASTVLRYLAWINLALGVFNLVPGFPLDGGRILRSVIWWKTGSLTRATRWAADVGKGFAYTLMALGALQIFAGALLGGLWFIFIGMFLRTVAEGEYQQTVVRRSLEGVKVGDVMVEDVVTVSPDLSVAELIDRYFLHYGYKGFPVRDGERVVGIVALRNVKHVDPAERDQITVGQLMVELGDGDRVAPDRSLADALKQMAAQGTGRLLVMEGERTVGILTKAGLARLLEVKRVLEA, encoded by the coding sequence ATGAACGGCCCACACCCCCAGCATACCGGTTCCTCCTTGCCGCCGCACGCCGCCCTGGGGGAGCGGCCCGGGGTGAAGCTCTTCTCCGTCCGGGGCATCGAGGTCCGGGTCCACTCCTCCTGGCTGATCATCTTCCTCCTCATCCTGTGGAGCCTCTCGGCCGGCTACCTGCCGCGCACCTACCCGGACCAGAGCCCCGGCTCCTACTGGGCGGCCGGCTTGGTGGCCACGCTCCTCTTCTTCGCGTCGGTGCTGGCCCACGAGCTCTCCCACTCCTTCGTGGCCCAGCGGGCCGGGATGCCGGTGCCGGGCATCACGCTGTTCGTGTTCGGGGGGGTCTCCCAGATTGCCGAGGAGGCCCGGGACCCCCAGACCGAGATGCGGGTCGCTGCGGTGGGGCCGCTCTGCAGCTTCGGCCTGGCCGCCCTCTTCTGGGGGCTGCACACGGCGCTCGCGCGGGGGGAGCCCTCCCTGGCCTCCACGGTGCTGCGCTACCTGGCGTGGATCAACCTGGCCCTGGGCGTTTTCAACCTGGTGCCCGGCTTCCCCCTGGACGGGGGCCGCATCCTGCGCTCGGTGATCTGGTGGAAGACCGGGTCCCTGACCAGGGCCACCCGGTGGGCGGCGGACGTAGGCAAGGGGTTTGCCTACACCCTGATGGCGCTGGGCGCCTTGCAGATCTTCGCCGGAGCGCTGCTCGGCGGCCTGTGGTTCATCTTCATCGGCATGTTCCTGCGCACCGTGGCCGAGGGGGAGTACCAGCAGACGGTGGTGCGCCGGTCCCTGGAAGGGGTGAAGGTCGGGGACGTGATGGTGGAGGACGTGGTCACCGTGAGCCCCGACCTCAGCGTGGCCGAGCTCATCGACCGCTACTTCCTCCACTACGGGTACAAGGGGTTCCCGGTGCGGGACGGGGAGCGGGTAGTGGGGATCGTCGCGCTGCGCAACGTGAAGCACGTCGACCCGGCCGAGCGGGACCAGATCACGGTCGGGCAGCTGATGGTGGAGCTCGGCGACGGGGACCGGGTCGCGCCGGACCGCTCCCTGGCGGACGCCCTCAAACAGATGGCGGCCCAGGGCACCGGGCGGCTGCTGGTGATGGAGGGCGAGCGGACGGTGGGCATCCTCACCAAGGCCGGCCTGGCCCGCCTCCTGGAGGTCAAACGGGTCCTGGAGGCCTGA
- a CDS encoding HPP family protein, translating into MRRFTSLDPLQGAARVRRRRLTWKDELVLASLPTVTILAVLLLVEVFARQRLLFSSLASSAFLIYLDPEHGANAVRTLILAHLVAALAGFVSYLTFGTGYLSGGAAMVATIVCVIFLDAVHPPAVATSLGFAFRGADATNLVLFLFALFMVAFLVSLERATLWLLARFRSGRS; encoded by the coding sequence GTGAGGCGATTCACCAGCCTCGATCCGCTCCAGGGCGCGGCCCGGGTTCGCCGCCGGCGCCTCACCTGGAAGGACGAGCTCGTTCTGGCCAGCCTGCCCACGGTGACCATCCTCGCGGTGCTGCTCCTCGTCGAGGTCTTTGCCCGCCAGCGCCTCCTCTTCTCCTCCCTGGCCTCCAGCGCCTTCCTCATCTATCTCGACCCGGAGCACGGGGCCAATGCCGTGCGCACCCTGATCCTGGCACATCTGGTCGCTGCCCTCGCAGGATTCGTGAGCTACTTGACCTTTGGCACCGGCTACCTGTCGGGGGGCGCGGCGATGGTGGCCACCATCGTCTGCGTCATCTTCCTGGACGCGGTCCATCCTCCCGCGGTGGCCACCTCCCTGGGCTTCGCGTTTCGCGGTGCGGACGCGACCAACCTGGTCCTCTTCCTCTTCGCCCTGTTCATGGTAGCGTTCCTGGTCTCCCTCGAGCGCGCCACGCTCTGGCTGCTGGCTCGCTTCCGGAGTGGGAGGTCCTGA
- a CDS encoding response regulator transcription factor, which yields MPMPIRVLIADDQRLLRQCFQRVLDADPEIEVVGCANGGREAVLLCTEHRPDVVLMDLSMPDMDGVEATRLVRDRAPGSKVLILSMHGEDFKVTKAMRAGVEGYVVKDVSFDELVRIVKAVYRGEYVQSEYLVDRKLRRDRAALLRQISQREANLLKGLCEGCTNAELADRLFVSEQTVKHDLMQVYEKLGATNRTEAAIRSLELGLVVPVRST from the coding sequence ATGCCCATGCCCATCCGGGTGCTCATCGCAGACGACCAACGGCTGCTTCGCCAGTGCTTCCAGCGGGTGCTGGACGCCGACCCGGAGATCGAAGTTGTGGGGTGCGCCAACGGGGGCAGGGAGGCGGTGCTGCTCTGCACGGAGCACCGGCCGGACGTGGTGCTGATGGACCTGTCCATGCCGGACATGGACGGCGTGGAGGCGACTCGCCTCGTCCGGGACCGGGCTCCGGGGAGCAAGGTGCTCATCCTCTCCATGCACGGCGAAGACTTCAAAGTGACCAAGGCCATGCGGGCCGGGGTCGAGGGGTACGTGGTCAAGGACGTCTCCTTCGATGAGTTGGTCCGTATCGTCAAGGCGGTCTACCGGGGCGAGTACGTCCAGTCCGAGTACCTGGTGGACCGCAAGCTGCGGCGCGACCGCGCCGCGTTGCTCCGGCAGATCTCGCAGCGGGAGGCGAACCTGTTGAAGGGCCTGTGCGAGGGCTGCACCAACGCCGAGCTGGCCGACCGGCTCTTCGTGTCGGAGCAGACGGTGAAACACGACCTCATGCAGGTGTACGAGAAGCTCGGGGCGACCAACCGCACCGAGGCGGCGATCCGGTCCCTGGAGCTGGGCTTGGTGGTGCCGGTGCGCTCCACCTGA
- a CDS encoding FprA family A-type flavoprotein: protein MKPGIPIAEDTFWVGVNDRDTRLFESLWPLPHGMAYNAYLIADRKVALIDAVKGLYFPHFVRTVRDLLPEGRTLDYLVINHIEPDHSGAVRALLEMFPGLQVVGNRKTAEFLEHLHGVTDAVRIVEEGSELDLGGRKLRFFLTPMVHWPETMLTYDPRTRVLFTGDVFGGYGNLEGGIFDEDAPDRGFFEDEMLRYFSNVLGKFGPMVAKALGRVRGLDVAVIAPAHGLVWRQDPARPLELFDRWSRHEVAPGVVVAYGTMYADGERMMEFLARRLVEEGIRDIRVHDVSRSHLSYILRDLWRVRGLVVGTPTYNLGIFPPVEDVLRYLESKRVRNHVLGIFGTYGWSGGGVKGVREWAGRAEWELVEPVVEARFSPKPEDFEGLTRLAQNLAARVQRPSDA from the coding sequence ATGAAGCCCGGCATTCCCATCGCCGAGGATACCTTCTGGGTCGGCGTGAACGACCGGGACACCCGGCTCTTCGAGTCCCTGTGGCCGCTGCCGCACGGCATGGCCTACAACGCCTACCTGATCGCAGACCGGAAGGTGGCGCTCATCGACGCGGTCAAGGGTCTGTACTTCCCGCACTTCGTCCGCACCGTGCGGGACCTGTTGCCCGAGGGGCGCACCCTCGACTACCTGGTGATCAACCACATCGAACCCGATCACTCCGGTGCCGTTCGGGCCCTGCTGGAGATGTTCCCGGGCCTGCAGGTGGTGGGCAATCGCAAGACGGCGGAGTTCCTGGAGCACCTCCATGGGGTGACGGATGCCGTCCGCATCGTGGAGGAGGGGTCCGAGCTCGACCTGGGCGGACGCAAGCTGCGGTTCTTCCTCACCCCCATGGTCCACTGGCCCGAGACCATGCTCACCTACGACCCCCGGACCCGGGTGCTCTTCACCGGCGACGTCTTCGGGGGCTACGGCAACCTCGAAGGGGGGATCTTCGACGAAGATGCACCGGACCGGGGCTTCTTCGAAGACGAGATGCTGCGCTATTTCTCCAACGTCCTCGGGAAGTTCGGGCCCATGGTGGCCAAGGCCCTGGGGCGCGTCCGCGGCCTGGACGTGGCCGTCATCGCCCCCGCCCACGGGTTGGTGTGGCGGCAGGACCCCGCTCGCCCCCTGGAGCTCTTCGACCGCTGGAGCCGCCACGAGGTGGCGCCGGGCGTCGTGGTGGCCTACGGCACCATGTACGCCGATGGCGAGCGGATGATGGAGTTCCTGGCCAGACGCCTGGTGGAGGAGGGCATCCGCGACATCCGGGTGCACGACGTCTCGAGGTCCCACCTCTCCTATATCCTTCGCGATCTGTGGCGGGTCAGGGGCCTGGTGGTCGGCACGCCCACCTACAATCTGGGGATCTTCCCGCCGGTGGAGGACGTGCTGCGCTACCTGGAGAGCAAGCGGGTCCGCAACCACGTCCTGGGGATCTTCGGGACCTACGGGTGGAGCGGCGGAGGGGTCAAGGGGGTGCGGGAGTGGGCGGGGCGGGCGGAGTGGGAGCTGGTGGAGCCGGTGGTCGAAGCCCGCTTCTCTCCCAAGCCCGAGGACTTCGAGGGGCTCACCCGGCTCGCCCAGAACCTGGCTGCACGCGTGCAGAGACCGTCGGACGCCTGA